In Lutra lutra chromosome 13, mLutLut1.2, whole genome shotgun sequence, one genomic interval encodes:
- the LOC125083915 gene encoding ficolin-1-like encodes MEPSRVARPLGPAGRLLLLLCIKTLATQAADTCPEVKVVGLEGSDKLSILRGCPGLPGAAGPKGDAGVNGERGAPGSPGVPGKAGPPGPKGDRGDKGVCGEKGEPGPQSCDTAPRTCKDLLTRGHFLTGWHTIYLPDCRPLSVLCDMDTDGGGWTVFQRRSDGSEDFYRDWAAYKRGFGSQLGEFWLGNDNIHALTAQGTIELRVDLVDFEGNRQFAKYSSFRMAGEADKYRLVLGAFAGGSAGDSLTYHNNRPFSTKDQDNDSSPENCAERYQGAWWYDKCHLANLNGLYLPGSHETFANGINWKSGKGYNYSYKVSEMMVRPV; translated from the exons ATGGAGCCAAGCAGAGTCGCCAGGCCCCTGGGGCCTGCTGGTcgcctccttctgctcctctgcaTCAAGACCCTGGCCACGCAGGCTGCGGACACCTGTCCAG AGGTGAAGGTGGTGGGGCTGGAGGGCTCCGACAAGCTCAGCATCCTCCGGGGCTGCCCGGGGCTGCCCGGGGCCGCAGGGCCCAAAGGAGACGCAGGCGTCAATGGAGAGAGAG GAGCACCCGGGTCCCCTGGAGTCCCTGGCAAGGCAGGACCACCGGGACCCAAAG GGGACCGAGGGGACAAAGGAGTGTGCGGGGAGAAAG GAGAGCCTGGGCCTCAGTCCTGTGACACAG CACCTCGGACCTGCAAGGACCTGCTCACCAGAGGGCACTTTCTGACCGGCTGGCACACCATCTACCTGCCCGACTGCCGGCCGCTGAGCGTGCTGTGCGACATGGACACGGACGGCGGGGGATGGACC GTGTTCCAGCGAAGGAGCGACGGCTCCGAGGATTTCTACCGCGACTGGGCCGCGTACAAGCGAGGCTTCGGCAGTCAGCTGGGGGAGTTCTGGCTGGGGAATGACAACATCCACGCCCTGACCGCCCAGG GAACCATCGAGCTCCGGGTAGACCTCGTGGACTTTGAGGGCAACCGCCAGTTTGCCAAGTACAGCTCGTTCCGGATGGCGGGCGAGGCCGACAAGTACAGGCTGGTCCTGGGAGCCTTCGCGGGGGGCAGCGCGG GTGATTCCCTGACATACCACAACAACCGCCCGTTCTCCACCAAGGACCAGGACAACGACTCAAGTCCAGAAAACTGTGCTGAGCGCTACCAGGGGGCCTGGTGGTATGATAAGTGTCACCTGGCGAATCTCAATGGTCTCTACCTCCCAGGCTCCCATGAGACCTTTGCAAATGGCATTAACTGGAAGTCGGGGAAAGGCTACAACTACAGCTACAAGGTGTCGGAGATGATGGTGAGGCCCGTGTAG